The Thermodesulfobacteriota bacterium nucleotide sequence AAGACATCTCCGGCAGCATGGCCGCCTGGCCTTCTCCCAGGCAGCCACCGGCATCGGCTCCCAGGGCGAGACCGTGGTCTTCGAGCGGGACCCCGCGGCCGGCGGCCTGGCGGAAGCCCTGGCCGAGCGCTTCCGGCACGGCCCCCACCGGCTGGCGACCGGGAACGGCTACTCCCTGTGGCGATGCCAGGGCCGCTATTACGTCCTTGGCCGGGAGAAGACGGCCGCCCTCTTCGACCAGGGCCAGCGGCTGCCCCATACCGAGTCCTTTGCCGGCGCCGGACCGGGCGGCGAAACGGTGGTGGTGGAGTCTGACCCGGGGGAGCCTGGCCTGGCGAACCGCCTGCTGCAGGCCTTCCAGGCAGGGCACCCTCCCCCCCCGGCCTGGGGGCCAGCGGTCTGAGCGCCCGCAGCGCCTCTTAAGAAACAACGGCCACCAGAGCCGACTTCCGGCGTGGCACCCCTTCGGGTGCGCCCCGCGCATGGCAACTCTCTCATCAAACCGCAACCAGCGCCAAACCCTCTTCTAACCAGGGCCAAACCCTCTTCTAACAATCGCGATCCACAACCTTGGGTAACGATGGCTCGCCGCCACCCACGAGACGGACGATCAGCCAGCCCCTTCCCCGGGCACCCCATCGAACGCCGCATGCACGGCACGTGAAGGTCGGGCCATCGGGACCGTGAGCACGGACAACAACACGAGCGATCAACCGGGAGAAGAAGCCAGGAATGGAACAACGGCCCCAACTGACCAAGCGCGAAGGAGGTGCCCACCACCAACGAAGAAGGCCCTGCGCCTGACCAGCCCCGGGCGTGTCCGGGCCTGGCCAGGCAACCGCGCGTCTGCCTCTTCCGGGCAGGGGCGCAACCTGAGGAACAACACCAAAGTAAGGAGAGAACGATCATGAAGAAGACGCTGTTCGCCGCCGCCGCCCTGGCCATGACCATGGTGGCCACCACCCAGGCCCAGGCCTATTTCGAGGAATACGACCTGCTGCGGGTGACCTACGACACCACCACCAACCGCCAGATCATCACCGACCTGGGCGACGTCCGCACCCTGGTCACCGGCACCAACGTGATCGTGGGCGCCGGCGAGAACAACACCAACCCCCTGGCCCTGTCCGACTACGGCACCACCAACTGGGCCGACATCCGGATGGCGTATGTTGCCAAGGGCAGCCTCGCGTCCAAGGACGTGTGGCTGAGCCACAACCTGGAGAGCGGGGTCACCAGCGGCAACCGCAAGTTCGGCAGTTTTCAGTCCTCGTATGGCGGGAGCCTTGCCTTTGGCGACAACCCCGCCAACCACACCAGCCCCAACAGCGATCTGGCCACGGCAGTGGGCCTCAAGACCGATCCCCAGGGCTACTATGGAATGTTCGACCTTGGCGGTGGCGCTGTCGGCTCGTACAACCAATTCCTGGGTATCTACGCCCAGTGGGGCTCCTCCGAGAGCAGCCTGGGCGCCCTGAGCACCGTGGGCTACGTGGACACCTACCTGCACTTCTTCGATTTCGGTGACAACCCCCTCCCTGGTGCCAACGTGGCCGTGATCCGGACCATGGCTGACGGCTCCACCGTCATCAACCCGGTGCCGGTTCCCGGCTCGATGCTGCTCCTGGGCTCCGGGCTGGCCGGCCTCCTGGGCCTGCGCCGCCGCAACTAGACTCGCACCAGCACACTGAGACAGACCTGCCGGTGCCGGCCTGGGAGCCGGCACCGCCGACTGAGCGCCCTTCATCCAACCCACAGATCGGAAGGAGATCACGACCATGAAGAAGATCCTCGCAAGCGCCCTCGTTCTTGGCGCCGCGGTGGTGGGCCTGCACGCCACTGCCGGCGCTGCCACCCGGGACGTCAACATCTACGGCGCCTCGGCCCAGTACCTGTACTGGAACGACGCCGCAGACGACTTCCTCCGCACCAAGGGCTGCACCATCACCGGCCAGGGCGAGACCACGGACAAGAAGCACGGGGTCACGGTAGGCAATCCCTGCACCGGCTACAGCAACGACAAGGTGGTCATCCGGTACTCCGCCAAGGCCTCCATGGAAGGCCCCAATGCCATCAAGTGCGACGACTCCCTGGCCTCTTCCTCGGAGAAGTGCGTCACCGGCGATGCCGGGGTGCCGGCGGGCGCCGATCCCAAGTGCTACCGGAAGATGGCGGACGAGACCACCCTGGTGGGCACGGTGGTGAACGGCAAGAAGTGCTACGACGTCACCCTGGGCGCCTCGGATGTGGCCGGCTCGGCCTTTGTCCAGGAGAGCCACGGCCAGCTCAAGGGCCCGAACGGCGGCGGCTTCGTGGATCGGGTTCTCTTTCCCATCGACATGACCGGCTACCGCGCCTGGAACCCCACCGTGGTGCCCTTCGGCTTTTTTGCCAACAACTCGGTGACCGTGACCAAGTGCACGGCCCCGGATGCCAACGAGCC carries:
- a CDS encoding PEP-CTERM sorting domain-containing protein, coding for MKKTLFAAAALAMTMVATTQAQAYFEEYDLLRVTYDTTTNRQIITDLGDVRTLVTGTNVIVGAGENNTNPLALSDYGTTNWADIRMAYVAKGSLASKDVWLSHNLESGVTSGNRKFGSFQSSYGGSLAFGDNPANHTSPNSDLATAVGLKTDPQGYYGMFDLGGGAVGSYNQFLGIYAQWGSSESSLGALSTVGYVDTYLHFFDFGDNPLPGANVAVIRTMADGSTVINPVPVPGSMLLLGSGLAGLLGLRRRN